The window TCTTTGGTTAAACAGTCTGAAACCTCTTTAAAAGAATTAGTAGATAACAGTTTCCAAACCTATCCCCAAATTCTGCGCAATGTCATAGTCGAAGATCGCGAACGTCGTAGCAAATGGCAAGAATGTGAACCTGTCCAGCAGGCGATCGCTCAAGCAGAAGCAGCAATGGGTGAACAGGGCAGAATTTTAGTTCGAGCTTCAGGAACAGAACCCTTGATTCGCGTCATGGTTGAAGCTGCCGAACAGCAGTTAACTATCTATTGGACAGATAAACTGGTGCGAGTAATCGAACAAAATTTAGCTGCTGCGATCTAATAAAAAATCTACAAATGTTTGCTACAAATGGAAGACTTGCCCTAAAGGACTAGCTTCGCGTCGGGGACTTGGAGACTATTTATCTGTATCATTCTTATTTGTATTTCATCTAAAAAACATATGATCTAGTAGGGGCGAATTGCCCCAAACTAAGCGAGATAATACCATTTCTCAAAAGTAATAAGAGACTGGGTAGTAGGGCGTCTAGGCTAAAGTACTGGGTTCATTTGAGTAGGGTGGGCAATGCCCACCCTACGGATTTTGATTGTTTTAACTTCTTATAAAATCTTTGCCCCAAACTAAGCGAGATAAACGTCTTTGCGTCTTTGCGTCTTTGCGCGAGTTTTATGGCAATTGTCTAAACGGACTTCGTATCAAACAGGCATCCCTAAAATATCCTCAATCTTAGGCATATCTTCTAACGCAATCACTCTACCTTCATCGGCAAAATTCTCAATCTGATCGAAGTTGAGATAGCGATATAAATCACCTTCAAAGGGAGCAATTTTCTCTTTGACAACTGCCATATATTCATCCACTGTAGGAATCTTACCCAACAAGGCACATACAGCAGCTAATTCCGCTGAACCTAAGTAAACCTGCGCGCCTTTACCCATACGGTTATTGAAGTTACGGGTAGAAGTAGAAAAGACAGTGGCGTTATCTTCCACACGGGCTTGATTACCCATACAGAGGGAACAGCCAGGCATTTCAGTCCGAGCGCCAGCAGCAGCAAAGATGCCATATATTCCTTCTTCACGGAGTTGTTTTTCATCCATGCGAGTAGGAGGACACACCCAGAGTCTTCCTTTGACGACTCCCGCACCTTCGAGGATCTTAGCAGCAGCGCGATAGTGTCCAATGTTAGTCATGCAAGAACCAATAAACACTTCATCTACTTTGTCTCCCGCACATTCTGACATGAGCTTGACGTTATCAGGATCGTTGGGTGCAGCAACGATCGGTTCTTTGATTTCACTCAGGTTGATTTCAATTGTGTCGGCATATTCTGCATCTTTGTCCGCAGACATTAATTCAGGATTGGCTAACCATTGTTCCATTTTGGCTACCCGACGCATTAAGGTACGACCATCACTGTAACCCCGCGCTACCATGTTTTTTAGCAGCGCTATATTAGAACGTAGATATTCAGCAACGGTATTTTCGCTAAGTTTAATCGTACTGCCAGAACAAGAACGCTCGGCGGTAGCATCGGTAAGTTCAAATGCCTGTTCTACTTTAAGATCGGGCAAGCCTTCCATTTCCATGACTCGTCCGTTAAAGACATTTTGCTTATTTTCTTTGGAGACGGTTAGTTTTCCTTGTTGAATAGCCACCCAGGGAATAGCGTTAACAATATCTCTGAGAGTAATTCCTGGCTGTAATTCTCCTGTGAAACGAACCAGCACAGATTCAGGCATATCTAAAGGCATGACTCCTAATGCTGCTGCAAAGGCGACTAAACCAGAACCAGCAGGGAAAGAGATGCCGAGAGGAAAGCGAGTATGGGAGTCGCCACCAGTCCCCACTGTGTCGGGTAACAACATTCTATTGAGCCAAGAGTGAATAATTCCATCTCCTGGGCGTAAGGCTACACCACCACGAGTAGAGAAAAAGTCTGGTAAATTCTTGTGAGTATTGATATCCACAGGCTTGGGATAAGCTGCGGTATGACAGAAAGTTTGCAGAGTTAAATCGGCATTGAAACCAAGACAGGCTAACTCTTTTAATTCATCTCTAGTCATTGGCCCAGTGGTATCTTGAGAACCAACTGTAGTCATCATTGGCTCGCAGGATGTACCTGGGCGAACTCCAGTTAAACCACAAGCCTTGCCGACCATTTTTTGTGCCAGAGAAAAGCCTTTGCCAGTATCGACTGGTAGAGACGGACGAGTAAAGACTGATGAGACAGGTAAGTTTAAGGCTGCACGAGTTTTATCAGTTAAGGCGCGACCAATAAGTAAGGGAATTCTTCCCCCCGCACGAACTTCATCAATGATCGTGTCTGGTTTGAGGGTAAAAGTAGAAATCACCTCACCCGCTTCGTTAGTAATTTTGCCTTGATAGGGATGAATAGTAATGACATCTCCTGTTTTCATCTGAGAGACATCGCACTCAATGGGTAATGCCCCAGAATCTTCTGCTGTATTGAAGAAGATCGGTGCAATTTTATTGCCTAAAATATAACCCCCAGCTTTTTTATTAGGCACAAAGGGGATTTCGTCACCAATATGCCATAGCACCGAGTTAATTGCCGATTTACGAGATGAACCAGTACCAACTACATCACCGACATAAGCTACAGGATGACCTTTGGTTTTTAACTGGGCAATAGTTTCCAAGCCATCAGGCATCTTCGACTCTAGCATTGCTAAGGCGTGGAGGGGAATATCGGGACGAGTAGTGGCGTGGGGTGCAGGAGATAGATCGTCGGTGTTTGTTTCCCCTGGTACATTAAATACCGTTACGGTAATGGCTTCAGGTGGCTGAGGACGACTAGTAAACCAAGCTGCATCTGCCCAAGAATCAATTACCTGCTGGGCAAAAGAATTACTTTTAGCCAGTTCTAATACGTCGTTAAAGGCATCAAACACTAATAGAGTCTTGCTTAAAGCCGTAGTTGCTTCTGTAGCGATCGCCTTATCTTCAGACTTGAGTAAATCCACCAGAGAATGAACGTTATAGCCGCCAATCATCGTTCCCAGTAAATGTACTGCCTCTACCGCCGAAACTATCGGACAGTTAATTTCACCCTTAGCTACACCAGTTAAGAAACCAGCCTTAACATAGGCTGCATCATCTACACCAGGGGGGACGCGATCGCGCAACAACCCCAACAGTTCCTCTTCTTCGCCTGCTGCTGGATTTTTTAAAATTTCACATAATTCTGAAGTTTGTTGTGCCGTTAAAGGTAAAGCAGGAATACCCAAGGCTGCTCTTTCTGCTGCGTGTTTTCTATAGCCTTCTAGCATTATATTTAGTTCTCCTTTCTAATATGCAGATAAATAACAGAATATTTATTCTCTCATCGATCTCTTAGTCTATTTTGTTCACAAAGAGTATTTTTAAATGAGATATTGTCGATTAAGCTTCACGTTATCAATAGGCGCGCGATCGTTCAACATTGAGCAATCGATGTTAATTGATTTATATTCCTGCATGTCCCAAAGCAATACCCGTAAACAGCATCCCGAATACTAGGAATGGTTGAGCGCTGGCTTGATATTTAACATCATTTTCTAAAGGATTACGCAAAAAGTACATATCCTGAAAAACAATTTGGGGAATCACTAGCAAAAAGACAATCGTGGCGTAAAGATTTTCATGAACTGACACGAGATAGCCACTGATGCCGATTTGAAAAACATCGATCATAATTACGCAAATCCAAGCAGCAGTAGTTACCCCAAACATAACAGGCAAAGATTTCAGACCTAATTCGCGATCGCCTTCGACGCTTTTAAAGTCGTTGACAATGGCAATTCCTAATCCAGCAAAACTATAGATTAGGGTCAAAATGACGATTGTCCAGTTTAAATCGCCAAATAAGGCATGACCAGTCCACCAAGGGAGAGCAATATAGCTCGAACCCAAGGCATAAGTACCTAGCCAGCCGTTTTGCTTCAGTTTTAATGGTGGTGCGGAGTAAATATATGCTACCAATGAGCCACCCAAGGCAATACAGAGGATGGTGGGGAAATCATGACCCACGGCAAGATCTAAACCATAGGCTAAAGCTATGCCAGCAAATAACAGCACAAAGATCTGTA is drawn from Pleurocapsa minor HA4230-MV1 and contains these coding sequences:
- the acnB gene encoding bifunctional aconitate hydratase 2/2-methylisocitrate dehydratase, with the protein product MLEGYRKHAAERAALGIPALPLTAQQTSELCEILKNPAAGEEEELLGLLRDRVPPGVDDAAYVKAGFLTGVAKGEINCPIVSAVEAVHLLGTMIGGYNVHSLVDLLKSEDKAIATEATTALSKTLLVFDAFNDVLELAKSNSFAQQVIDSWADAAWFTSRPQPPEAITVTVFNVPGETNTDDLSPAPHATTRPDIPLHALAMLESKMPDGLETIAQLKTKGHPVAYVGDVVGTGSSRKSAINSVLWHIGDEIPFVPNKKAGGYILGNKIAPIFFNTAEDSGALPIECDVSQMKTGDVITIHPYQGKITNEAGEVISTFTLKPDTIIDEVRAGGRIPLLIGRALTDKTRAALNLPVSSVFTRPSLPVDTGKGFSLAQKMVGKACGLTGVRPGTSCEPMMTTVGSQDTTGPMTRDELKELACLGFNADLTLQTFCHTAAYPKPVDINTHKNLPDFFSTRGGVALRPGDGIIHSWLNRMLLPDTVGTGGDSHTRFPLGISFPAGSGLVAFAAALGVMPLDMPESVLVRFTGELQPGITLRDIVNAIPWVAIQQGKLTVSKENKQNVFNGRVMEMEGLPDLKVEQAFELTDATAERSCSGSTIKLSENTVAEYLRSNIALLKNMVARGYSDGRTLMRRVAKMEQWLANPELMSADKDAEYADTIEINLSEIKEPIVAAPNDPDNVKLMSECAGDKVDEVFIGSCMTNIGHYRAAAKILEGAGVVKGRLWVCPPTRMDEKQLREEGIYGIFAAAGARTEMPGCSLCMGNQARVEDNATVFSTSTRNFNNRMGKGAQVYLGSAELAAVCALLGKIPTVDEYMAVVKEKIAPFEGDLYRYLNFDQIENFADEGRVIALEDMPKIEDILGMPV
- the chlG gene encoding chlorophyll synthase ChlG — its product is MSDSTTNPEQPNNSGNSKTRQLLGMKGAAAGETSIWKIRLQLMKPITWIPLIWGVICGAASSGNYTWTVENFLLSAACMLLSGPLMTGYTQTVNELYDRDIDAINEPYRPIPSGAISLPQVKVQIFVLLFAGIALAYGLDLAVGHDFPTILCIALGGSLVAYIYSAPPLKLKQNGWLGTYALGSSYIALPWWTGHALFGDLNWTIVILTLIYSFAGLGIAIVNDFKSVEGDRELGLKSLPVMFGVTTAAWICVIMIDVFQIGISGYLVSVHENLYATIVFLLVIPQIVFQDMYFLRNPLENDVKYQASAQPFLVFGMLFTGIALGHAGI